In Papio anubis isolate 15944 chromosome 20, Panubis1.0, whole genome shotgun sequence, the genomic window TGGTAAGTGACAAATGCCATCAAGAAATTTGAGCACCTTCTAGAAGTCAGCGAGAGGAAGGGTGAGATGACTGTTTAATAGGGCATCCagggaagttcaagaccagcctggccaacatagcaaaaccctgtctctaccacaaatacaaaaattagccaggcatggtgacacatgcctgtggccccagctactcaggaggccgaggcaggaaaaatcacttgaacctcacaggtggaggttgtagtaagctgagattgtgccactgcactccagcctggacaacagagagaaactctgtttcaaaaaaaaaaaactgatagcCGGTCgaggtgtctcacacctataatcccagcactttgggaggctgaggtgggtggatcatctgaagtcaggagttggagatcaacctgaccaacatggtgaaaccccatctctactaaaaatacaaaaattaggggggcgtggtggtgcttgcctgtaatcccagctactcgggaggctgaggcaggtgaatcgcttgaaccaggaggcggaggttgcagtgagtcaagatcttgtcactgcactccagcctggacaacaacagTGAagtcccatctcaaaaaataaaataaaaataaaaaaataaaataaaggatagCATGCATGCACGGAGAGACAGACTGGAGGGGGGTGGAGAACGGGAAGGAGACTGGAGGGGGGGAGGAATGGAAGAGACAGACTGGGAGGGGGGGTGGAGAATGGAAGAGAGACAGACTGGAGGGGGGGAGAATGGAAGGAGAGAGACGGAGGAATGGAAGAGATGGGGGGGGGTGGAATGGAAGTAGGAGAGACAGGACTGGAGGTGGAGAATGGAAGCATAGAGACTGGAGGGGGGGAgaatggaagcagagagaagacTGGAGGGGGTGagaatggaagcagagagacagaCTGGAGGGGTGGagaatggaagcagagagactggAGGGGGTGAGAATGGAAGAGAGACAGACTGGAGGGGGGGGTTGagaatggaagcagagagactaGGGGGGGGGAGAATGGAAGGAGAGACAGACTGGAGGGGGGGTGGAGAATGGAAGGACTGGAGGAATGGAAGGAGATGGAGGGGGGGGAGAACGGAAGCAGAGAGACAGACCGGAGGGGGGGGGGTGGAGAATGGAAGAGAGACAGGACTGGAGGGTGGaatggaagagagacagagacagaccgGAACGGAAGAGAGACAGACCGGGAGGGGGGAACGGAAGGAGACAAGAGACTGGAGGGGGTGagaatggaagcagagagactggAGGGGGTGagaatggaagcagagagacagaCTGGAGGGGGTGAGAACGGAAGCAGAGAGACAGACTGAGGGGGTGagaatggaagcagagagacagaCTGGAGGGGGGGTGGAGGAATGGAAGTAggagaggaaggaatggagggggGGGGTGGAGAATGGAAGAGACTGGAGGGGGTGAGAATGGAAGCAGAGAGGATGGAGGGGGTGGAGgaatggaagcagagagactggAGGGGGGTGGAGGAATGGAAGAGACTGGAGGGGGGAAGAGAGACTGGAGGGGGGTGGAAGAGGACAGACGGGAGGGGGGTGGAATGGAAGGAGAGACAGACTGGAGGGGGGTGGAATGGAAGGAGACAGACTGGAGGGGGGGTGAGAACGGAAGCAGAGAGACTGGAGAAACGGAAGGAGAGATCTGGAGGGGGTGGAACGGAAGCAGAGAGACAGACTGGAGGGGGGTGGAGAAATGGAAGTGAGAGACAGGACTGGAGGAATGGAAGGAGAGACAGGACTGGAGGGGGGTGGAGGAATGGAAGAGACTGGAGGGGGGGTGGAAGGAGGAGACAGACTGGAATGGAAGATGACTGGAGGGGTGGAATGGAAGAGACTGGaggtggaatggaaggaatggaagagaCAGGAGGGGGTGGAAGAGGACCGGGGGGGTGGAACGGAAGAGATGACCGGAGGGGGGGAGAATGGAAGAGAGGACAGGACCGGAGGGGGGTGGAGAACGGAAGCAGAAGGGAAATGGAGAGGAATGGAGTGGAAGAGGAACTGGCATGGAAAGgaatttgctgatggattggttGTGGGGTGATAAGAAGAGAGGAGTGAAACATGATTCTAAAGCTTTGGACTTGGCTGGGAAAATGTGGTGTTATTTGCTAAGATGGGGATAGAGATGGAGCATAAATGGTggaattagtctttttttttattttatttttttaattttagatgaagtttcactcttgttgcccaggctggagtgcagtggcgtgatctcactgcaaacctccgcctcctgggttcaagcgattctcctgcctcagcctcctgagtagctgggattacaggtgcccaccaccatgcccagctaattttttgtatttttagtagagatggggtttcaccatgttgcccaggctggtctcaaattcctgggctcaagcaatccacccacctcagcctcccaaagtgctgggattacaggtgtgagtcagcatgcctgtcctttttcttcttgagacagggtctcactctgtcaaccagactAGAGTGCATGGCATAATcacgactcactgtagcctccaacttccaggttcaagagatcctcccacctcagcctcccaagtagctgggacaataggcatgcactaccacacccagctaatttttaatttgttttgtagaggagaggtctcactatgttgctcagaatGGGGAATTATCTCACATTGGTTCTGGACAGGCTAAGTTTGAAGTGCTGATTAGACACCCACATGGAGATGTTGCATAGACAGTCTGCAGTTCACGGAAGGAGGCAGGAGACAAAAATTTTGCAGTCGTCAGCATAAGATGTTATCTCTTAATAATTTCCAGAATTTACAGAGTATTACCCAGGGGCCAGgtgatattttgaatattttattatacaagtACAATATATTTAACACCCAGCATCATCCTAAGAGGTGGCCGCTAGTATTATCTCCATGTTACAGCtcaagaaattgaggcacagagaagtgaagATACTTGTTTCATCACACAGTGATGAcagcaggatttgaacccatgcaGGCTGATTTCAGACCTCCTGTGCTGAATCCCTATGAGGTACAGCCTCCTGATGATACGCGTAATTGTTAAGCAGTTAAGTGTGATTAGTAACATCAATGGTGGCAGTAATAATGGAATAATGGCTACCTATTGAGAAAGCGCATGTATTCTAATCCTCAAACCAACTCTCAAAGGAGACAGGGGAAGAAATGAAGGCTCAGAGGGGCTGAGTGACATGGCTGAGGTCTCATACCTAGTAAGTGccagccaggatttgaattcagtACTATCGTTGGCACTTTTCACACCTTGATGTCCATAAGATAAGGGGTGCAGAAGTCTGAAAGTGGGGTGTCAGctttagagaagagaaagagcGGAAGCATGGCCCAGACACTCACCAGGGGGCCGGCCTTCGGGACCACATTGATGTAATCCAGGATCGTGCTGTGCCGGGAGAACCTGGGCCTTGGGGTCTCTGTCTGGGTCTGTCTCTTTGGTAGAATCTTCATGCTGAGGAAACGAACACATCTGTTTGTGCACCGTTGCACCTCCCTGTGACAGACTGCCACGTTTACTACTTGAGACCGTCACTACGACAgttactgctactactactacttgaAACCGTCGTTATGAGACTGAAAGAAGGAGGACAAACGTAGAAATGAAAACTCAAgacaaaagaaacttttaaaggaAGGGGtcaggggaagaagaagagggcTCCCCGCTTCTAGTGAGCAAGGGCAGCCATCTGAGCCTCTACAGCCCTTCGGATTTATTgggtagaaagagcagggagcagggaggtAACGATTGGTCAGCTGTttaattgatcacaggttcatatTATTACTAACAAGCTTCAGACGTGCCTAATTACAAGAAACACTTTGCTTGGGGTGTGACTACCCTCAGTATTCCTTCTGGGAAGCAGAcgcagtttgtcagtttgccaacattcTGCATTTATGAGAACAGTTTGCGGTTTACTTgtatagcctccagtggtatactgagaTGATCACGACCCTCACTCTTTCGGCCTGCAACACCTCCCCTCTTCCCGGGTCCAGGCCCCAGACTCCGCTACTCCTCCTCTTAACCTACATGATCAGGGTGaggcagaggaaaagaagagCCGTGATGCCGATTCCCAGAAACGCTCCGTTGGAGAATGCCGTTGAGACGAGTCCCTTCTTATCTGCACACGGAGAGGGTCAGGTGGGCATTTCCCACCCACGCAGGGCTCACGAAGCCCACTCGTCACTCAGCATTCAGGCTTCCAGTTCCCATTGCGGACATTGTATCTGCAACCCCTCTGTTTACTTTAAGGAGGCCTTGCCACACCCCGGCCCAGGTGTTAGGACTTCCCATTGTGTTTTCCTGTCGACATACAGATGCCACGGGTCTCCTGTGTCCCTCCAAGCTCCTGCTTCAACCACAGGACCCTACTCTTTGCCCCACTCAGCTTCTCCTCCAAGAACCTCGGCATTCAGGAGGCCCCCTAACCTGGAAGCTGCAGGATGGATCCACTCCGGGCCCCATGGACGTTCCAGGCCTCACAGCTGAGCCCGAGGCCAGAGCTGAGCCCTCTACGGAGGCTCAGGGAGCTGTTGACCCAGGGCCTGACTGAGCTGGAGGTGACGTCAAAGGAGTCCTGGCTGCTCTTCCCCTCCAGCAGCTCCTCCCCAAGCCACCAACGCAGAGCCGGGGCCGGGCTGGCTTGGGAGGAGCAGCTGCAGTGCagaccctcagcctcccaggagcaGGAGGGGCCCAGCAGCTGTGGGGGGTCTGTGGGACGGAGGACAGGACTCAGCAGGGGCCCCTTCCTGGCACCCAGGTGCCCCCCTTTCCCCACTCACAGTGCACAGAGAGGCTAACAGAGACGTGCTGGGAGCCCAGCGGGTGCTGAGCGTGGCAGGTGAACTCTCCTTCTTGCTCCACTTGAACCCGAGGCAATTCCAGGACCCCAGGGTCTGAGGGCAGGGAGGAGCCCACGGTCTGTCCCCCCTGGGTCCAGCTCAGCCTGGCTGGGGGGCTGCTGTGGGTGACACAGACCAGGCGCAGGCTTTGGCCCTCCAGGACCGGGAGGGACGTGCCGTTCCCGAGGTTTTCCAGGACTAGGGAAGGAAGGGGCAGAATCGACGTGCAGCTCAGGGCTCAGGGACCCTCCTGCATGGGGACCCTCCAGATGCCTGGGCCCCCAATTCGGCACCGAGAGGCCCTGGctcctctctcccctttcctACCTGTCCTGTTTGCTTGGGAAACCATCACACTCAGGTTCTCTGGAGGATCTGAAATGGAGAGAGGGGACCGGCTCTAGACGGGCCAGGGGCTTCCCCCTGGGTAAAGGGAAGTGtcctggagactgaggtgggggaagTGGGTGGGATAGAAGGGCAGTGCAGAATCACCCACTGAGTCCCAGACACAAACTGCATGAGGGTCTACACAGGTAAGGTCAGTACCCGAGGCCTGGGGCTCTAGATCCCCTTAGCTCTGGGACCCTGAGCCCAGTCCCTGCATCCCCACCCATTCTGCCCTCCCGATGGACCCCAGGCCCCTGCTGGGCACACTCACACTGCACAGAGAGGTCCAGGGCTCGCTGCTGGGAGCCAAGCCTGTTCTCCGCTCGGCAGGTGTAGCGCCCTGAATCCGCGGCCTTCACCCCGGGCAGCTCCAGCCCCAGGGTTCTGGGGCCCCAGGGGTGGGACAAGGAGAGGACTCTGTCCTGCAGGACCCAGCTCAGCGTGGCGGGGGGCTGGCTGTCAGCAGCACAGAGGAGCCGCAGGAACTGGCCTTTCTGGGCTTCCAGGTATGGGACATTTCCCTGGGGCTGGAGCTCcagggctggagtgggaggaaaaaaacaagagagagagggagggagaaagagagaaggggtaCAGGGAGGAGCACATCCCCTCATCCCCTGAAGCCTTTTCATCTAAAGACGactggcccagccccagcccgACGGCCCTCAGTACCTGACCCTCAGTACCTGACGTGTTGTCACGGAAAATGCTGATAACAAGGTCTCTGGGGGCGTCTGCAACAAGATTGTGAGCTGGCTTCAGGGAGGGATGGTTTGTTCCCACAACCGGAAAAATTCCCCCAGGGAAAAGAAAGTCAGACTATCCCGGGAAGACAAGTGGCCAACCAGTGCCATGGCTCCCTCATTCCCATCCCTCTCCCAGGGCTACATCAGTGTCCTGGGACCCTATGGCATCCTCTCCCTGGACGCTTCTGAGCTGGGAGCCGCTCACTGCCCCGCTgggctcctccccctcccctgtctccccacccttccccacaCCCACCGGGTCTGTCTGCACGCCCCAGCGTCCCAGGCCACACTCACAGGCCACACGGAGTCGGACGGTCCTCTGTGCGCTCACACCCTTTCTGGAGAAGTCCACGTGGCAGGTGAGGTCGGTGTCGTGATCCTGGGGGCTGGGCGTGAAGCTGAGCACTGAGAAGTGGGAGGTCGTTGGTTTGGTTCCTTGGGAGGAGAGGGCAGTCCCCGTCCAGGAGAAAGAAGGGGCTGGACATTCCTCAAAGGCCCAGTTAAACACACAGATGACCGTCACTGGCTGCCCGGGCTCCAGGGTCTCGGGGATGTAGACATCAGGCTTCTGAGTCAGGGCTTGGACAGAGACGGGGGTGGGGGGGTTCTAATGCTGCAGGGGTCCCTGAGAGCCCTCTCTGCTCAGCCCATAGCCTGTCCCCAGGGTCCCTCTCCAGTGTGACAGGCAGCGGTTCCCATCCCATTCCATACCTGTTACTTTTAGAAGGAACCCATTGTTCTTGAAATTATATTTCACATATGTTCCTCTCTCCACCCGAAAGAAGTACCATGCCGCATCCCACATCTGTGCGTCTCTGATCACCAAGGAGCAGCTCCTCTTGCCGGGATCCCCAGTGAGCTGGAATCGGCCCTGGGTGCTCATTTCCACCTCTCGATTCTGGTCGTTTGTCGCCACTGGAGCATCCTTGCTTGTCTCAGTCTCAGTCCCTGCTTTGAACCAGTAGCCATAAGCTGGGGTAGACTCTGTCCAGCCCCTTGAGGGGTAGTTGAAAGAGCAgggcacagagacacacaggcccTCCAGCACCGTCACTGACTCCTCCACTCGTATCCAGAAGCTCTCATCCGTAGCCTGGGACCCTGTGGGGAGACAGAGGCTCAACCTGAAACCCCAGCCCTAGCTCCGCCCCACGTCCTTTCTGGTCCTCGGCCCACTCACCGCCCAGCAGCGAGGACAGCAGCAGCGGCAGTAGCATCTCGGCATAGGAGGCACGGGACCTGCCTGAGTCAGGCCTATTCTCTGGTCGAGCTGTGAGTGGCTCAGGGCTGTTGGCAGAAGGGGAAGCCAAGGGCGGAAGCTGAGCCCTGGGGCCTGATGCATGAAATGAGCTTCAGATGCTGAGGTCACaactcctttcccttcctctgcaCTCTCCAGCCCACCTTGCCCAGTTGTCCTCTGGGTCTCTTGGGGGCCCAGCCTGGCCTTGGGCTTGTTGAGCTGGTCCTTCCAGAGCTCCCTGTGTAGGAGGAGAGAGCAGGCTTGTGTCTATCCTGGGGGCCTGACTGGGGGTGGGGTAGTGGGGTAGGGGCTCTCCCTCTGGGCCCTGGGTCATTGAAAAAGCAGAAGTGAAAAATCCACAGTGAGCTATACCCTTGTCTGGGCCACTGGTGGTGTAGGTGGTGGGTACAGGGGAAGGGACAGTTACTGGAGGGGGCTGGTCTTGTCAGATAAAATGCAGGATGCCTGGTTAAAGCTTTcacagaaaagataatttttttttttttttttagtataagtatgtcccaaatgctgcatgggatatacttataccaaaaagcaaatttgtttatttgaaattcaaattatttatttgtttatttattttgagacagaatctcgctctgtcacccaggctgcagtgcagtggcacgatctctgctcactgcaacctccgcctcccaggctcaagcgattctcctgcctcagcctcctgagtctgggattacaggtgtgtgccaccacaccgagctaatttttgtatttttagtagagatggggttttaccacattggccaggctagttttgaactcctgacctcaaatgatccacctgccttggcctcccaaagtgctgggattacaggtgtgagccaccgcacctggcctgaaattcaaatttaactgagcatgttgaatttctttttttctgaatctgGCCACCCTAGGGTGGTGTCAGCCCCATCCCTTCATGCTTCCTGGTGAGCTCACTGACCCTTGGTCCCCAGAAGCACCCTCCTGCCCCCACTGGGCCCTAGTCCACTTCCCagtctcccttcctcctctgtcATTCAGTTGGGACACCCATTGGGATTAGAACACATATGCCCAAAAGTAGTGCTGATGGGAGGAGTTTGAGGAAAGGTGGGAGTTGGGGGCAGAGTGAGGGAAACAGACTAAAGAAGGGAGAATTTGCAATGAGTGGAGTAAACTCTACAAGATGTTTTCCCCTCACTGAGATCTTCCTGAAACGACTCTGTTTGGgtcacacagagacacagaactCATTCTTCAACATCCACACACCTTGGGTATCGAGCACTGAGCTTCAGGGGGACTTGGAGGTGAATCCTCCATGGTGGGTCAGCTCCAGGGCCCCAGGTTAGTAAATGAAGATTCTTAGAAACAGGAAAGCACAGAGTCCCCTAAATGACGCAGATGCTGGACAGACATTCAGGATGGGACCTGGGGAGGAAGGGGTCAGCTCTTCCTGGCGGAGGGGTCAGGAGAGGCCTCCTGGAGGAGATGACCCACCTCCTGCCCTGTCCTGGTTCTTTCATCCATatggtatttttgtgttttgtttttgagacaaggtcttgctctgttgcccaggctggagtgcagtggtgtgatcgtggctcactgcagcctcaatcttctgggctcaagcaatcctgccacctcagccttgcaactaactgggactataggcacacaccaccgtactcagctaatttttgatttttgtagtttttgtagagacaggttttttgagacagagtttccctcttgtggcccaggctggagtgcaatggcgtgatcttggctcactgcaacctccacctcctgggttcaagtgattcccctgcttcagcctcctgagtagctgggactacagacatgcgccaccatgcctggctgatttggtatttttagaaaagatggggtttcttcatgttggtcaggctggtctcgaactcctgggctccagcgatcctcccgccttggcctcccaaagtgctgggattacaggtgtgcgccacagcCTCATCCACTGTATCAGTCGCTTGAGCTGTTGTAACAGCGTGGCCCAGACAGAGGGGCTGAAACAACAACACTGActtcctcacagttctggggtTAGACGTCTAAAACCAAGGTGTGGTTCCTTCCGAGGCCTCTGCTTGGCTTGCAGATGCcacttctccctgtgtcctcacacggcCGTTCCCCTGTAGGTGTCTGTTTCTTCAACTCCTGCTCTTATAAGAACTTACAAGAACTCAAGTCATATTGGACTAGGCCCACTCTAGTCCAAATGAGTGACCTCATTTCAATCGGCCCTCAGTATGCACGGGTCCCACATCCCGGAATTCAACAACCTGCCCATCACGGCATTTAAATACAAAACCAACAAAAGCCAACATAACCATAAAAAACAGCATGaattaaaaatacagcataacaCCGCATTACACTGTATTAGGTGTGATAAGTAACCTGGAGATGGGAGGATGTGCAGAGGTGCTATGCAAACACTACTGTATAAGACAGCTGAGCAtcatagattttggtatccaaggggtggggatcctggaaccaatcccccactaACACAGCAGAACAACTGTATCTCTTTAAAGACTCTGTCTGCATGTACAGCCACATTCTTAGGTACTGGAGGTTGGGACTTCCACACAGAAAataggtggggggagggggaacacaattcagacCCTAATATCCACttctccccacctttttttttttttttttgagagagaatgttgctctgttgcccaggctggagtgcagtggcatgatctaggctaactgcaacctctgcctctccggttcaagcgattctcttagcACAGGCTGACGAGtagctacaggcacccgccaccacgcctggctaattttcatgttattttattttatttttattattatttttttgagacagggttgtgctctgtcgcccaggctggagtgcactggcatgatctcagctcactgcagcctctacctctcaggttcaaaggattctcctgcgtcagtctcccgagtagctgggattacaggcacctgccaccatgcccagctaagttttgtattttcagtagagacggggtttcaccgtgtttgaccgactggtttcgaactcgtgatctcaggtgaccctctcgcctcggcctcccaaagtgctgggattacagggtgagccaccacgcctggctccacCTTCCCTTTGATCCCTGCTTCCCTGTGACCTAACCTGGGCCTTCTCTGAGGACACCAGCCTCCTTCCCCCAGGGGA contains:
- the SIGLEC10 gene encoding sialic acid-binding Ig-like lectin 10 isoform X6; the encoded protein is MLLPLLLSSLLGGSQATDESFWIRVEESVTVLEGLCVSVPCSFNYPSRGWTESTPAYGYWFKAGTETETSKDAPVATNDQNREVEMSTQGRFQLTGDPGKRSCSLVIRDAQMWDAAWYFFRVERGTYVKYNFKNNGFLLKVTVLSFTPSPQDHDTDLTCHVDFSRKGVSAQRTVRLRVAYAPRDLVISIFRDNTSALELQPQGNVPYLEAQKGQFLRLLCAADSQPPATLSWVLQDRVLSLSHPWGPRTLGLELPGVKAADSGRYTCRAENRLGSQQRALDLSVQYPPENLSVMVSQANRTVLENLGNGTSLPVLEGQSLRLVCVTHSSPPARLSWTQGGQTVGSSLPSDPGVLELPRVQVEQEGEFTCHAQHPLGSQHVSVSLSVHYKKGLVSTAFSNGAFLGIGITALLFLCLTLIIMKILPKRQTQTETPRPRFSRHSTILDYINVVPKAGPLAQNRNQKATPRSPSRTPLPPGAPSPESKKKQKKQHQLPSFPEPKSSSQAPESQESQEELHYATLNFPGVRPRPEAWMPKGTQADYAEVKFQ
- the SIGLEC10 gene encoding sialic acid-binding Ig-like lectin 10 isoform X2, whose protein sequence is MLLPLLLSSLLGGSQATDESFWIRVEESVTVLEGLCVSVPCSFNYPSRGWTESTPAYGYWFKAGTETETSKDAPVATNDQNREVEMSTQGRFQLTGDPGKRSCSLVIRDAQMWDAAWYFFRVERGTYVKYNFKNNGFLLKVTVLSFTPSPQDHDTDLTCHVDFSRKGVSAQRTVRLRVAYAPRDLVISIFRDNTSALELQPQGNVPYLEAQKGQFLRLLCAADSQPPATLSWVLQDRVLSLSHPWGPRTLGLELPGVKAADSGRYTCRAENRLGSQQRALDLSVQYPPENLSVMVSQANRTVLENLGNGTSLPVLEGQSLRLVCVTHSSPPARLSWTQGGQTVGSSLPSDPGVLELPRVQVEQEGEFTCHAQHPLGSQHVSVSLSVHYPPQLLGPSCSWEAEGLHCSCSSQASPAPALRWWLGEELLEGKSSQDSFDVTSSSVRPWVNSSLSLRRGLSSGLGLSCEAWNVHGARSGSILQLPDKKGLVSTAFSNGAFLGIGITALLFLCLTLIIMKILPKRQTQTETPRPRFSRHSTILDYINVVPKAGPLAQNRNQKATPRSPSRTPLPPGAPSPESKKKQKKQHQLPSFPEPKSSSQAPESQESQEELHYATLNFPGVRPRPEAWMPKGTQADYAEVKFQ
- the SIGLEC10 gene encoding sialic acid-binding Ig-like lectin 10 isoform X5, which gives rise to MLLPLLLSSLLGGSQATDESFWIRVEESVTVLEGLCVSVPCSFNYPSRGWTESTPAYGYWFKAGTETETSKDAPVATNDQNREVEMSTQGRFQLTGDPGKRSCSLVIRDAQMWDAAWYFFRVERGTYVKYNFKNNGFLLKVTALTQKPDVYIPETLEPGQPVTVICVFNWAFEECPAPSFSWTGTALSSQGTKPTTSHFSVLSFTPSPQDHDTDLTCHVDFSRKGVSAQRTVRLRVAYPPENLSVMVSQANRTVLENLGNGTSLPVLEGQSLRLVCVTHSSPPARLSWTQGGQTVGSSLPSDPGVLELPRVQVEQEGEFTCHAQHPLGSQHVSVSLSVHYPPQLLGPSCSWEAEGLHCSCSSQASPAPALRWWLGEELLEGKSSQDSFDVTSSSVRPWVNSSLSLRRGLSSGLGLSCEAWNVHGARSGSILQLPDKKGLVSTAFSNGAFLGIGITALLFLCLTLIIMKILPKRQTQTETPRPRFSRHSTILDYINVVPKAGPLAQNRNQKATPRSPSRTPLPPGAPSPESKKKQKKQHQLPSFPEPKSSSQAPESQESQEELHYATLNFPGVRPRPEAWMPKGTQADYAEVKFQ
- the SIGLEC10 gene encoding sialic acid-binding Ig-like lectin 10 isoform X4 — encoded protein: MLLPLLLSSLLGGSQATDESFWIRVEESVTVLEGLCVSVPCSFNYPSRGWTESTPAYGYWFKAGTETETSKDAPVATNDQNREVEMSTQGRFQLTGDPGKRSCSLVIRDAQMWDAAWYFFRVERGTYVKYNFKNNGFLLKVTALTQKPDVYIPETLEPGQPVTVICVFNWAFEECPAPSFSWTGTALSSQGTKPTTSHFSVLSFTPSPQDHDTDLTCHVDFSRKGVSAQRTVRLRVAYAPRDLVISIFRDNTSALELQPQGNVPYLEAQKGQFLRLLCAADSQPPATLSWVLQDRVLSLSHPWGPRTLGLELPGVKAADSGRYTCRAENRLGSQQRALDLSVQYPPENLSVMVSQANRTVLENLGNGTSLPVLEGQSLRLVCVTHSSPPARLSWTQGGQTVGSSLPSDPGVLELPRVQVEQEGEFTCHAQHPLGSQHVSVSLSVHYKKGLVSTAFSNGAFLGIGITALLFLCLTLIIMKILPKRQTQTETPRPRFSRHSTILDYINVVPKAGPLAQNRNQKATPRSPSRTPLPPGAPSPESKKKQKKQHQLPSFPEPKSSSQAPESQESQEELHYATLNFPGVRPRPEAWMPKGTQADYAEVKFQ
- the SIGLEC10 gene encoding sialic acid-binding Ig-like lectin 10 isoform X1; the encoded protein is MLLPLLLSSLLGGSQATDESFWIRVEESVTVLEGLCVSVPCSFNYPSRGWTESTPAYGYWFKAGTETETSKDAPVATNDQNREVEMSTQGRFQLTGDPGKRSCSLVIRDAQMWDAAWYFFRVERGTYVKYNFKNNGFLLKVTALTQKPDVYIPETLEPGQPVTVICVFNWAFEECPAPSFSWTGTALSSQGTKPTTSHFSVLSFTPSPQDHDTDLTCHVDFSRKGVSAQRTVRLRVAYAPRDLVISIFRDNTSALELQPQGNVPYLEAQKGQFLRLLCAADSQPPATLSWVLQDRVLSLSHPWGPRTLGLELPGVKAADSGRYTCRAENRLGSQQRALDLSVQYPPENLSVMVSQANRTVLENLGNGTSLPVLEGQSLRLVCVTHSSPPARLSWTQGGQTVGSSLPSDPGVLELPRVQVEQEGEFTCHAQHPLGSQHVSVSLSVHYPPQLLGPSCSWEAEGLHCSCSSQASPAPALRWWLGEELLEGKSSQDSFDVTSSSVRPWVNSSLSLRRGLSSGLGLSCEAWNVHGARSGSILQLPDKKGLVSTAFSNGAFLGIGITALLFLCLTLIIMKILPKRQTQTETPRPRFSRHSTILDYINVVPKAGPLAQNRNQKATPRSPSRTPLPPGAPSPESKKKQKKQHQLPSFPEPKSSSQAPESQESQEELHYATLNFPGVRPRPEAWMPKGTQADYAEVKFQ
- the SIGLEC10 gene encoding sialic acid-binding Ig-like lectin 10 isoform X3 → MLLPLLLSSLLGGSQATDESFWIRVEESVTVLEGLCVSVPCSFNYPSRGWTESTPAYGYWFKAGTETETSKDAPVATNDQNREVEMSTQGRFQLTGDPGKRSCSLVIRDAQMWDAAWYFFRVERGTYVKYNFKNNGFLLKVTALTQKPDVYIPETLEPGQPVTVICVFNWAFEECPAPSFSWTGTALSSQGTKPTTSHFSVLSFTPSPQDHDTDLTCHVDFSRKGVSAQRTVRLRVAYAPRDLVISIFRDNTSALELQPQGNVPYLEAQKGQFLRLLCAADSQPPATLSWVLQDRVLSLSHPWGPRTLGLELPGVKAADSGRYTCRAENRLGSQQRALDLSVQYPPENLSVMVSQANRTVLENLGNGTSLPVLEGQSLRLVCVTHSSPPARLSWTQGGQTVGSSLPSDPGVLELPRVQVEQEGEFTCHAQHPLGSQHVSVSLSVHYPPQLLGPSCSWEAEGLHCSCSSQASPAPALRWWLGEELLEGKSSQDSFDVTSSSVRPWVNSSLSLRRGLSSGLGLSCEAWNVHGARSGSILQLPDKKGLVSTAFSNGAFLGIGITALLFLCLTLIIMKILPKRQTQTETPRPRFSRHSTILDYINVVPKAGPLTVYATSPCGCLISTSNLACPEPM